From the genome of Gammaproteobacteria bacterium:
CCCTCGGGAGAGGGGCTTTTCATGTACGGAGCGGAGTTCCTGTCAGTCGTCGAGGAAGCTGCGCAGCTGTTCCGAACGCGTCGGGTGACGCAGCTTGCGCAGTGCCTTCGCCTCGATCTGGCGAATGCGCTCGCGAGTCACGTCGAACTGCTTGCCGACTTCTTCCAGCGTGTGGTCGGTATTCATGTCGATACCGAAGCGCATGCGCAGGACCTTGGCTTCACGCGGCGTCAGGCCGGCGAGCACGAAGTCGGTGGTTTCCTTGAGACCTTCCGAGGTGGCCGAGTCGATCGGAGAATCGACGTTCTGGTCCTCGATGAAGTCGCCAAGGTGCGAATCTTCATCGTCACCGATCGGCGTCTCCATGGAAATCGGTTCCTTGGCGATCTTCAGCACCTTGCGAACCTTGTCTTCCGGCATTTCCATGCGGATGGCCAGTTCGTCAGGCGTGGCCTCGCGACCCATCTCCTGCAGCATCTGTCGCGAAATGCGATTCAGCTTGTTGATGGTTTCGATCATGTGCACCGGGATGCGGATGGTGCGCGCCTGGTCGGCGATCGAACGCGTGATGGCCTGGCGAATCCACCAGGTGGCATAGGTCGAGAACTTGTAACCACGACGGTATTCGAACTTGTCGACCGCCTTCATCAGGCCGATGTTGCCTTCCTGGATAAGGTCCAGGAACTGCAGGCCGCGGTTGGTGTACTTCTTGGCAATCGAGATCACCAGGCGAAGGTTGGCCTCGACCATTTCCTTCTTGGCACGACGCGCCTTGGCTTCGCCAATCGACATCTCGCGGTTGATGTTCTTGATTTCAGGAATGGTCAGCCAGGTTTCATCTTCAATGGAAACCAGTCGGTTCTGCAGGCGTTCGATATCGTCCTGGAACTCGGCCAGCTTGGAAGACCACTTCTTCTTTGCCTTGATCTGCTTTTCCGCCCACTTCGGATTCGTCTCGTTATCCGGGAAGGAGGTGATGAAGTCCTTGCGCGGCATGTCGGCATCTTCGATGCAGATGGCCATGATGGCGCGTTCCTGCTCGCGGATGCGCTCGATGGTCATGCGCAGGTTGATCGTCATCAGGTCGACCATCCGCGGCGTCAGCTTGAGCTGCATGAACAGCGCGGTGATGGCTTCCTGGTGCTTCAAGGACGTCTTGTGCTGGGCGCCATTCTTCTTCAGCGACTTGAGGTGCTTCGAATGGAGCTTGCCGATCTCGCCGAAGATCCGCTTGGCTTCTTCCGGATCCGGGCCTTCGTTGGCGTTGTTGTCGGAATCATCATCGTCATCCGAATCATCGTCGTCATTCGAGTCGGACTTGGCGTTGCTGCCATTGTTGCTGTTGTCGGCGTTGCCGGCATTCGCCGGGCGCGCGGGTTCGTCATCGCGGTTAGGGTCGATGAATCCGGCGATGATGTCGGCGAGACGGGTATTCTCTGCCTCGAACTCGGCAAACTCGCGGAGCAGGAACTCGATGGACTGCGGAAACTGCGACAGGCAGATGCTGACCTGGTTCAGGCCTTCCTCGATGCGCTTGGCAATCCGGATCTCGCCCTCACGGGTCAGCAGCTCGACCGTACCCATCTCGCGCATGTACATGCGCACCGGGTCGGTGGTGCGACCGAATTCCGAATCCACGGAAGCAAGTGCCGCTGCCGCTTCTTCGGCATCGTCATCGTCGCTGGAGACGGCATTGTCGGAAAGGATCAGGGTATCGGCGTCCGGCGCCTGCTCATGGACAGTGATGCCCATGTCGTTGATCATCGAGATGATGTCTTCGATCTGTTCCGGATCGACGATATCGTCCGGCAGGTGATCATTCACTTCCGCGTAGGTCAGGTAACCCTTCTCCTTGCCGACGGCAATGAGGGCCTTGATCTGTGACTGACGATCAGCGTTCATAAAATTCCATTCTTCCTCGCAACGGCTGCCTGGCAGCCAGGGTTCACGGCGTGCTCCGGCGCCATAGCGCCGTCCGCCCGTCTAGCCATCCGCTACCGGCCTGCCCTGAATATAGTCGCCGGACCGAACCTGCCCCGCGTCGCAGTGTGAATTTCTGCGGCGGATTCCTCAGGTTTGAAGCGGGCTAATAGCCAAGCAGATGGAACACGACAGTATAGCGGCGGGGGTGGTGTTTTTCCAGCCAAATCAAGTGTTTCTGACACCCAGGAGGGCCCTGAGTTCGGCCTTCTCTGCCTCTGAGAGCTCCGAGGGCTTTTTGACCTGCAACTCGGCCAGGCGCCGCGCGCCGCGGCGTTCCTTGACGCTTCCAAGTAGCTGATTTTCAAGGATATGTTCAAATTCGGACTGCATCAGCTCGGCCGGAACCTCAAGGTCCAGCGCAGCCAGCTTGCCCAGGGCCGGGCCCAGTGGCCGGTCACGCCAGGCTTCCAGGATGCCGCCCATGGTGATTTTCGGCCGCTCGCTCAGGAATTCCACCAGTTCCAGCAGCACGTCGATGCCCTGGACGTCCAATTCAGCCAGGTCCTCGCGGAACTGGTCAGCTCGCGCCGCCAGGTCCGGCCGGTTCAGCAGGATGGCGATGGCCCGGCGCATGGGCGTGAGCTTCATCTGCACCGGTCGGTGGGTCGGGAGCTGCTCGGCCAGGCTGCCGGCTGACAGCGCCAGGCGTTCGCCAAAGCGGCCAAGCCGGCGTTTCAATTGCGAGAACAGCAGTTCCTTGGCAATCGGGTCGGCCACGCTGTCGATCAGCGGATCGGCCATGTCGACAACCCGGGTCAGCTCGTCTTCGCGTGAAGGATCGATGCGCGAGAACAGTTCGTTCAGCAGGTACTCGCTCAGGGTGTCGGCCCTGGCTACCCGCGCCTCGAACGCATCCTTGCCTTCCTGGCGGACCAGGGTGTCCGGATCCTCGCCTTCGGGCAGGAACAGGAAGCGGATCTGGCGCCCCCCCTTGATGCTGCCGAGCGAGTTTTCCAGTGCCCGCCAGGCTGCACGCTGTCCGGCCTTGTCGCCGTCGAAGCAGAACACCACCTCATTGGTGGCACGGAAGATGCGATCCAGGTGTTCGGGTGTTGTCGCCGTGCCCAGCGTGGCGACGGCATAGCGGATGTCGTTCTGTGCCAGCGCGACAACATCCATGTAGCCCTCGACCACCAGCAGGCGCTCGATTTCGCGATTCGCCTGCTTCGCTTCCCACAGGCCGTATAGTTCGCGACCCTTGTGGAAGAGCTCGGTCTCGGGCGAGTTCATGTACTTGGGTTCGCCCTTGTCCAGCACGCGACCGCCGAAGGCAATGACGCGACCGCGGCGATCGCGGATCGGGAACATGATGCGGTCCCGGAAGCGATCGAAGGGTTGCGGCTTGTTGCCCTCGATCCCCATGCCGGTGGCGATGAACTGTTCCTTGCGGTAACCCCGTTCTCGCAGGTAGTTCAGCACGCCTTCCCAGTCATCGGGTGCGTAGCCAAGTCCGAAGTCGGCGGCAATCTCGCCAGACAGGCCCCGACCCTTGAGGTAGTCGATGGCGCGCGGATTGGCTTTCAGCTGCTTGCGGTAGAAGCCGGCGGCGTGTTCCATCAGGTCGAACAGCGACTTGTCGCGCTTGCGATCGTCACCGCCGCTGTCCGAAGGCACCTCGACACCGATCTGCTCGGCCAGCGCGCGGATGGCATCGGGAAACTCGAGGCGCTCGTATTCCATCAGGAAACCGATGGCCGTGCCGTGCGCGCCGCAACCGAAGCAGTGGTAGAACTGTTTCGCCGGGCTGACGTAGAAGGAGGGCGTCTTTTCGTTATGGAAGGGGCAGCAGGCCGTGTATTCACGGCCCGCCTTTTTCAGCGGGACGCGCGCATCGATAACTTCGACGATATCGACGCGATTCACCAGGTCATCAATGAAGCTTTGAGGTATCAACCGCGTTCCCCGGCCAGGTTTGAGGCTGACAGTCTAGCCCAGCTTGGCCTTCACCATCGCCGAGACGTCGCCCATGTCGGCCTTGCCCTGGATCTTCGGCTTGAGCTGGCCCATGACCTTGCCCATGTCCTTCATTTCGCTGGCGCCGGAAGCGGCGATCGCCTCGTCGACCAGCTTGCCGAGTTCTTCTGCGGACAGTTGCTCGGGCAGGTAGGGCTGCAGGATGTCGATCTCGGCCTGTTCCTTGTCGGCCAGTTCCTGGCGACCACCGTCGACGTACTGCTTGATGGATTCCTTGCGCTGCTTGATCGACTTCTCGACGATCGCCAGCACCTGGGTGTCGTCGAGCTCGATACGCTCGTCCACTTCGCGCTGTTTGATGGCAGCCGTCAGCATGCGCAGCACGCCCAGCTTGTCCTTTTCACCGGCCTTCATGGCCGTCTTCACGTCATTGAGAATGGTTTCTTTCAGGGACATGTCGTTTTCCATCAGCAATAGGGTTCAGAAACTAAAACACCGGACTCGCTGTCGCGAGCCCGGTGTCGGAAACCTTCCCGTAAAGGAGGGAATCAGTACAGGCGAGTACGCCGGGCCGTTTCGCGCGACAGCTTCTTCATGTGGCGCTTAACGGCGGCCGCCTGCTTGCGCTTGCGTTCCTGGGTCGGCTTTTCGTAGAACTCGCGGCGACGGACTTCCGTCAGCACGCCAGCCTTCTCGCAGGAGCGCTTGAAACGGCGCAGGGCAACCTCAAACGGTTCGTTCTCTTTGACTCGTACGCTCGGCATGTGAAATCTCACCTCACTTTTGATTGGATTTTGCCCGGAGTCAGCGGGCAAGGGCGCGAATAATAGGCACATCGCTCGGAAAATGCAACAATTCGGCCCTGTCGGCGGGGCTTCCCCGCCGGTCAGGAAATACCGGCAAGAGGCCATACGAGGAGCAGAAATGCGGGTCCTGGGCATCGAGACATCCTGCGACGAGACGGCAGCGGCGATCTACGACACCGAGGCCGGCCTGCGCGCCCATGCCCTGTATTCACAGGTTGCCATGCATGCCGAGTACGGCGGCGTCGTGCCGGAGCTCGCTTCCCGCGACCATATCCGCAAGCTCACACCTCTTATAAGGGAGGCGCTGGACGAGGCGGGCCTGACCCGCGAGGACATCGATGGCGTGGCCTTCACCGCCGGTCCCGGCCTGATTGGCGCGCTGCTGGTGGGCGCCAGCCTGGCGCGCTCGCTGGCCTGGGCCTGGGGCGTACCGGCGGTGGGTGTCCATCACCTGGAAGGGCACCTGCTGGCACCGATGCTGGAAGACGAGCACCCGGATTTTCCCTTCCTCGCCCTGCTGGTGTCCGGCGGCCATACCCAGATCATGCGGGTCGATGGCGTGGGGCAATACGAATTGCTGGGTGAAACCATCGACGATGCCGCCGGCGAGGCCTTCGACAAGACGGCCAAGCTGCTGGGGCTGGGTTACCCGGGTGGTGCGGCGCTGGCGAAACTGGCAGAGCAAGGTGATCCGGCGCGCTTCCAGTTCCCGCGGCCGATGACCAGGAAGAGAAAGGGCCAGGAGCCGGGCCTGGATTTCAGCTTTTCCGGCCTGAAGACCGCCGTGCTGGTGCAGTTGCAGAAGCTGGCTGACGTGACGGACAAGGACCGTGCCGACCTGGCGCGTTGTTTCGAAGATGCCGTGGTCGACACCCTGGCGATCAAGGCGCGGCTGGCGCTGGATCAAACCGGCCTGGATGCACTGGTGGTGGCGGGTGGCGTGGGCGCCAACCGGCGCCTGCGCGAGCAATTGCAGGCTGCGCTCGAGGCCCGCAATGGCCGCGTGTACTTCCCGCGACCGGAGTTCTGCACCGACAATGGCGCCATGATCGCGTATGCTGGCGCCGCGCGACTGGCTGCCGGTCAGTCTGATGATCTGCGAATCGACGCCGTGGCCCGCTGGCCGCTGGACGAACTCGCCGCACCCTGAACGCTGGAGCAGGCATGGACCAGGTATTCATTCGAGACTTGCGCATTCCCGTCGTCGTTGGCGTGTTCGCGTGGGAAAAGCGCATCAAACAGGAAATCCGCCTCGATATCGACATGGGTTTCGACATTCGCAAGGCGTCGGCCAGCGATGACATCAAGGACACGCTCGATTACAAGGCGGTGTCCCACCGGGTCGACGAGTTTGCCCGCGAGTCGCGCTTCGACCTGGTTGAGACCCTGGCCGAGAAAATCGCGCAGTTGATTCTCGACGAATTCCCGGTCGAGGAGGTCAGCCTGACCTTGAACAAGACCGGCGCGGTCAGCATCGCGCGAGATGTCGGCGTGAAGATCCAGCGGAGCCGCTGATGGTCGAGGTGTTTGTCAGCATCGGCAGCAATGTCGAGCCGGAGCGCCATGTGCGATTTGCGGTCGAGGCCTTGCAGCAACGTTTTGGCGAGCTGCGGATATCCACCGTGTACCAGACTGCCGCGGTCGGCTTCGATGGTGATGATTTCCTTAACCTGGTCGTGGGATTCAGGACCCGGGAGTCGGTGGAGGCGGTCGACCAGGCGCTTGACGGCATCGAGCGTGATGGCGGCCGTGACCAGGCATCGCCGCGGTTTTCCCCCCGCACCATCGATCTCGACCTGCTGTTGTATGGCGATCTCGTCATGGATACCCCGGATCTCCGGCTTCCGCGCAACGAGATCCTGAAGTATGCCTTCGTGCTGGCGCCGCTGGTCGAGCTTGCGGCCGGGCGGCTCCACCCGGAGACCGGCAGGCCGCTCGCCAGCCACTGGCAGGAATTTGACAAAACCGGGAACGAACTCCTCGCAATCGATTTCCATTTCTGAAATATTTACCGCCCTGAAATCCACCTAATACAGTAAATACACCTGCCTCCGGGCAAGGAGCTTCCAATGTTCAACCGCGCATCTGTCCTTCTCGTCCTTGCCACTGCAACGCTCGCAGCCTGCGGCGGCGGTGGTGGTGACGGCGGCGGCTCCAAGGAAGCCGAGGAGCGCCTTGCCGTTTGTGGTACCGAATACCAGCTCAATCTCGTCAAGTCGGAGCTGGATGCAAACTATCTCTGGTATGACGAAATTCCCGACCTGGACACCAGCGCCTACGCCGAGGGTGATCAGCTGGCGGCATTGAACACCTTCGTGACCGATTCGGTGAATGACGCGATTACCAGTCGTGGCAAGACCTTCCCGTACAGTTACGTGACAACCATTGAGGCCGAGAATGCCGCGCTGAACAATGCCGGTTACATCGGCTTCGGTTTCAGCAGCCAGCTGAACGGGCCGTTTGCGACAGCGGATGGTTACCAGATGCGCGAAGTGTTCCCGGGCAGTCCGGCGGACGCCGCCGGCCTGGTGCGAGGTGACACGATCATCGCGATCGATGGCGTGTCGATCCGCACCTTGCTAGATACGGACGCGTTCTCCGAGGACCCGGGTCCCTATGGCCCGCGCGAGGTCGGTTACGAGGTCGACCTGACCATCCGTCACGTCGGCGGTGTGGAAGAAGTCATTACGGTCGCCAAGGACAATGTCACCATCCCGACCGTCAGCTACACGACCACGATGGATGCAGCGGGCCTGAAGGTCGGCTACATCTATTTCCGCTCTTTCCTGACGCCGTCCACGGAAGAGCTCAACACGGCGTTCCAGCAACTGGCTGCCGATGGTGTGACGCGGCTGATTCTCGACCTCAGGTACAACGGTGGCGGACTGGTCTCGGTTGCCAATCACCTCGGCAACCTGATTGCCGGTGGCGCACATTCCGGCAAGCTGTGGTCGACGACTCGTTTCAATGACAAGCGCAGCAGCGAGAACTACAACACCGGTATTGCCACTGCCGCCGACGGCCTGCCGATCGAACAGCTGGTGGCGATCACGACCGGCGGTACGGCATCCGCGAGCGAGCTGGTGATCAACAGCCTCAGGCCCTACATCGACGTGGCGACGGTGGGCAGCACGAGTTACGGCAAGCCGGTCGGGCAGGAAGCTGCGGATATCTGTACCAATCGTCTGCGGGCTGTCTCGTTCGAGACCGTCAACTCACTGGGCGAGGGCGAATACTACGCCGGCATCGTGCCGACCTGTGCGGCCGATGACGACCTGACCGAACAGCTGGGCAGTGCCACCGAGGGTTCCATTGCCGAGGCGCTGTATTACATCGAGAATGCCAGCTGCTCGCCGACGGTGACCAAGCCAGGTGTGCCGACGCCAGCCGCAACGCCGGACCTCTCGACGTCGAGCTACCGTGATGGCTGGGACCTGACGCTGGGTGGCGTTCGCTAGGCGCCAGGGAGCGGGCGGCCTGGCTACAGGCCGCGTCCGCCATCCACGGCCAGTACCTGGCCGGTAACGAACGCATTTTCCGCAAAAAACCGAACCGCCCGGGCAATGTCCTCGGGCGCGCCGGTGCGTGCCAGCGGCGTTGCGTCGACGATGGCCTGCTGCGCTTGCGCGTCCAGCCCCGACTCCGGCCAGAGGATGGCACCGGGTGAGACACCATTGACGCGAATCGCAGGGGCCAGGTCCCTGGCGAGCGCCCGGGTCAGGGTGGCCAGGCCGCCCTTGGCCGCGAGATAGACCGGGTGGTCGGCAATCGGGCGGTCGATGTTCATGTCGATGATGTTGACGATGCTGCCGGATGCATCGCGCAAGGCCTCGCGGGCAGCCTGCACGAGAAAGACCGGCGCCTTGAGATTGCTGCCCAGCAGGTCCTGCCAGTCCGATTCCGTGATCTTGCCCACGGGTGTCGGGTAGAACGACGACGCGTTGTTGACCAGCAGGTCCAGGCGTCCGAAATGCCCGAGCGTTGCGGCAACCAGTCCCGGCAAGCTGTCGGTATTCAGCAGGTCGGCGGTCACGACCTTGGCCGAGCCTGCGCGCAGTTCGTTCAGCTCGCTTGCCAGGGCGTCTGCCTCGTCGCGCGAAGAACGGCAATGGATGACGACCTGCCAGCCGGCTGCGTGGAGTTCGCGGACAATGGCTGCGCCTATCCGGCGCGCGGCACCGGTGACCAGGGCAACGCGGTCACTGCTTTCTGTCTGGTTCATGCAGGGCTCCGAACAGGCGTGTGATGCTCACCATACCGGAATCCAGCCCGGGGCAGAATCTTGCCGGCACGGGCCTGTCGTGCAGTTCCGCCATGTATACTCGTGCCAGGTACGCACCCCGGCAAATCGACGACTGGATCGTTCAAGGCAATGACCCGCATCGAGGACTTTCCGCAACCAGGACCTGAAGCGCAGGCGCACTCCGAGCGCGTCGTCGAGGAAATCCGTCGGCGTATCGCCGCGGCAGACGGGCAGCTGCCCTTCGACGAGTACATGGATGCCGTTCTCTATGCGCCCGGTCTCGGTTACTACACGGCAGGTGCCCGCAAGTTCGGCATCGAGGGTGATTTCATTACCGCGCCGGAAGTCTCGCCGCTTTTCTCACGGGTGCTTGCCGGCCAGGTCGAAGAAGTGTTGCAGGTCATGGGCAGCGGCGATGTGCTGGAGGTCGGTGCCGGCTCGGGGGTCATGGCGGCCGACATCCTGCTGGAGCTGAATGCCAGGGGCAGCCTGCCCGGCCGCTACTTCATACTCGACATCTCTGCCGACCTGCGCGATCGCCAGCAAGAAAAGATTGCCGCCGCCGTACCCGAGTTGCTGGACCGGGTCGAATGGCTGGATGACTTTCCCGCCGATTTCGAGGGGGTCGTGCTGGCCAACGAGCTGCTGGATGCCTTGCCCGTGTCGCGCTTCCGCATGGGGGAAGACCAGGTGTCGGAACAGATCGTCCATGAACAGCAAGGCAGGCTGGCGACCGGTTTCGTCCCCGCGGGCGAGCACCTGTCGCTGGGCGTGGAGCGCCTGCAGTCAAACCTCGATATCGCCTTGCCGCCGGGTTACGAATCCGAGATGTCCACACGCCTGCCGGCACTGGTCGGTGCCGTCGCCACGGCCATGCGTCGTGGCTTGTGCCTGTTCATCGATTACGGTTATCCGCGGCCGGAGTACTACCATCCCGATCGCCGCAGTGGCACCTTGATGTGCCATTACCGCCACCGCGCGCACCTGGATGTGCTGCTTCATCCAGGCCTGCAGGACATCACGAGTTTCGTGAACTTCACGGCTGTCGCGGAATCCGGCCTGGCGAATGGTCTCGAACTGATGGGGTTCACGACGCAGGCACAGTTCCTGCTGGCCGGTGGCATCGACCAGTTGCTGTCAGGCCAGGAAGCGGCCAGCGACGAACAGCGGTTCGCGCTGTCGCAGCAGGCCCAGAAGCTGGTGATGCCCGGCGAGATGGGTGATCGTTTCAAGGTCATGGGCCTGTCGCGGGGGCTCGACCCCTTGCTGAGCGGTTTTCGTCTCAAGGACCTGAGCGCCTCGCTCTGACCCGGCACGAGAGCTGATACAGGAGAGTCATGGATATTCTGCAGATCATCTTGCTCGCGCTGTTGCAGGGACTGACCGAGTTCCTGCCGATTTCCAGTTCGGCACACTTGATCCTGTTCCCGGCATTTTCCGGCTGGCAGGACCAGGGGCTGGCGTTCGACGTGGCAGTGCATGTCGGCACGCTGTTCGCCGTGATGTGGTATTTCCGTGCCGAGATCAGGCAGTTGTTCCTTGCCTGGGTGAAAAGCCTCGTCGGCAGGCACAGCTCGGACAGTCACCTGGCCTGGGGCGTGATCGTCGGCACCATTCCGGTCGGCCTGGTCGGGCTGGTCGGCCACGAGTTCATTGCCACGCAGCTCCGCACGCCCTCGTTGATTGCCGTGACAACCATCGTTTTCGCCTTGCTCCTGTGGTTTGCCGATGCGCGTCGCACCGAAACCCGCGACGAGCACACCATGACCTGGAAGATCATCATGTTCATCGGCCTGGCCCAGGCGCTGGCATTGATCCCTGGCACGTCTCGCTCGGGCATTACCATGACGGCGGGTTTGCTGGCCGGCATGACGCGAGCCGGCGCGGCACGTTTCTCCTTCCTGTTGTCCATCCCGGTCATCTTGCTGGCCGGTGGCCTGGAGACGAAAAGCCTGCTCGAATCCGCCGAACCGGTGGCCTGGCTCGACCTGGTACTTGGCAGCCTGTTGTCGTTTGCAGCGGCCTATGCCTGCATTCACTACTTCCTCAAGTGGCTGCCCCAGGTCGGCATGCTGCCCTTTGTCATCTACCGCTTGCTGCTGGGCCTGCTTCTGTTCGTCATCATCTGGTGATGCCAGCGCGGACGACAAGCAAAAAGCCCGGCATCGGCCGGGCTCTTTCATGCAGTCGCGTGCTGGCTCAGTAGTAGAAACGAATGGTCAATTCTTCGCTGCGTACGTCATTTTCGTCACGTGCAATGGCGCCGATCGCCACCCAGTCTGCAAGGTGGTACATGACGCCGACTTCCAGGCCATCCTGGCTGCCAGCGTCGAAGTCCGCATAGCGATAACCCGCCAGCACTTCGAAGCCGGCGCCAAGGTAGTGCCGCAGTTCCAGCTGCACGGCGGTGGCATCTTCGCTGGCGCTGAATGCCGGTGTATCGGTTTCCACCCGCAGGCGCGAGATGGTCGGTGCGAGCAGGGTGTTTTCGTTCAGGAAGTACTGCGCGCCGATGCCAAAGCGGGTGGTTTCCTGCTCGGCGCCCGCAGGGCCCCAGCCGGCATCGCCTTTCGACAGGGTTACGTGGAAGTGGTCGGCGAATTCGAGGAAGCCGCCGAAAGTGTCGCCATCCGCCTCCTGGTCATTGACCTCGGTGTCGGTGCGGGACGCGTAAACGTAGTCGTAATTCAGCGGATCGGCCCAGCTGCTGAGTGGCAGGACGAGCAGCAGGAACGCAAGCAATCGCATGTTCATCACCATACTCCCTTGATGGCGTTGAGGCGCTGGTGGCGGATGGCTTCACCGATGGCTTTGCCTTCCAGGTCGGATGATACATCGGCTGCCGAGACAGGTGCGGCGGCGGCCAGCGCCTGCCGAAAGCGCCCGGCCTGCGGGTAATCACGATCCTCGAGGCCGGTCCTGCCGCGGGCGTCGGCCTCGCAGGCGAGCAGGAACTGCTCGAAGCGCCCTGGGTGGCGGAAGC
Proteins encoded in this window:
- a CDS encoding undecaprenyl-diphosphate phosphatase — its product is MDILQIILLALLQGLTEFLPISSSAHLILFPAFSGWQDQGLAFDVAVHVGTLFAVMWYFRAEIRQLFLAWVKSLVGRHSSDSHLAWGVIVGTIPVGLVGLVGHEFIATQLRTPSLIAVTTIVFALLLWFADARRTETRDEHTMTWKIIMFIGLAQALALIPGTSRSGITMTAGLLAGMTRAGAARFSFLLSIPVILLAGGLETKSLLESAEPVAWLDLVLGSLLSFAAAYACIHYFLKWLPQVGMLPFVIYRLLLGLLLFVIIW